Part of the Methanobrevibacter ruminantium genome, AAACCATTACCACTAAACCGTCAACATCATCACTGTCCAATACAGCTTCTAAAGATTCTTTATATCTTATAACAGGAGCATCACCTAAAACATCAATAGGGTTTTTAATACTTCCCTCCTTAGGCACAGCTGCTTTTAATCTTTCATTGGTTTCTTCATCAAATTTAACAAGTTCCAATCCGTATCTTTCCATTGCATCTACGGATAAAACTCCTCCACCGCCTGCATTGGTAATGATTGCAAGGTTACGTCCAGTTGGAAGTGGACATTTGGAGAATGCTAAACCTACATCAAACAATTCATCCATAGTGGTTACTCTGAATACTCCGGATTGCTTGAATGCAGTATCAAATGCTACATCACTACCAGCTAATGCACCAGTGTGTGAAGATGCAGCTTCAGCACCAGCAGAACTTGAACCGGATTTCAAGATAATAACCGGTTTCTTATAGGATACTTTTCTTAAAGTTCTGACAAAGTCATCATCTTCAGTGATAGATTCAAGATAACAGATAACTACTGCTGTTTCATCATCATCAGATAAATATTCAATCAATTCAATTTCAGTAGTTCCAGCTTTATTTCCTAAACTGATAATTTTACTGAATCCTATTCCAGAAGTAACACTCCAATCGATAATAGCTACCATCATAGCTCCACTTTGGGAAATAAATGCAATATTTCCTGTAGGAGGCATGATTTGTGAAAATGAAGCGTTCAATAATGAGTGTGAATCTGTGATACCTAAACTGTTAGGACCAATAATATTTATGCCATATTTTTTACCAAGAGCTACAAGCTCATTTTCTCTTTCTACACCGTCTCCACCAATTTCCTTAAATCCTGCAGTGATTACAACCATGTTTTTAACACCAAATTCACCACATTCTTCAACAACTGGGTTTACTAAAACACTAGGAATAGAAATAATTACAAGGTCTGGCACTTCTGGTAAGTCAGATACATTTTTATATGCTTTTAATCCTTGAATTTCATCATCTTTAGGGTTAATAGGATAAATATTTCCTTTAAAACCATCATTAATCATATTATTTACTATAATATAACCAACTTTGCCTTCTGAGTTGGAAGCTCCAACAATAGCAACAGAGTCCGGATTGAACATCTTAGTAAGATCAGTCATAGATTTTAACTCCTTTATTTCAATTAATTTAATATTCAATGCTGATTTAAAATTATGATTTAAAATTATGATTTAAAATCATCCTTTTAAAACTTCACCAAATATATTAATTTTATTATACTATATTATTTGTAGTTCATCATATTTATAATGATAAATAATTAAGAATTATCTTAATGTTTTTAATTACTTTAAAAATCATAATATATATAATTAACTATGAAATTTATAAAAAATAATTGGAACATTCCTAATAATATAGATTATGAATTAACTTAAATTTACAAAAATATTTTAAGTATGATGGATTTTAACTATATATATTATATTTTTATAAATCTAGTATATATTATTTTATTTTATTTTTTAAGAGATAATCTAATAATTAATAACATTGAAAAAAATAGGGAAAACTAAAACCAGAATTTAAAATAATGATAAAACATTATAAATATTTTAAATAAAAGTAAAAAAAAATAAAAGAGAAAAAGAAACTAAAAAAAGAAAAGAAAAAATAAAAATGATTAAAAAAATTAATCACTTACTTCAATACCTAATGAAACAAGCTTGTCCCTGATTTCATCAGATAAATCGTATTTCTTTTCAGCTCTTAATTTTTGACGAACATCAGCAATTATATTTAATAATTCCTCTTCATCACCACTGGTTTCATCATCATTTGCAAAGAAATCAATACCTAATATTTGACTGATATCTGCAAACCAGTGCTTAATAGCTAAAAGATCATCAATGATTATCTTATCCTCATTCAAGTCTTTATTGGATCGCTTGATAAATGAGAAAATAGCTGCAATAGCTTTAGGAGTGCTGAAGTCATCATCCATACTCTTGAAGAACTCACTGACTCCCTCATTTAATGCATCATAAGAAGATTGATAGTAATCAAATTTAAGCAATTCTTCGAAAAGCTCATTTTCAGCTAAGTCGGCTAAATAAGCAATATTGTCAGAAACATTGCCTTTTTCAAACGCCTCATTAATCTTCTCATCAATAGTTTGAACATAATTCTTGATTTTAGCCACATTTCTTTCAGCTTGATGCAAGCTCACTTCACTAAAGTCTATAGGGCTTCTGTAATGAGTAGCAAGAACAAACAATCTGAATGTTTCACCGGAATACTCTTTCAATAAATCCCTAATGGTAATGAAGTTACCTAAAGATTTAGACATCTTTTCTCCAGAAACATTCAAGAAACCAGTATGCATCCAGTATTGAACTAATGGTTCCTTACCTGATACAGCTTCCATTTGAGCAATTTCAGAATCGTGGTGAGGGAATATTAAATCAAGACCTCCACCGTGAATGTCATATTGAGGTCCAAAGTAC contains:
- the acs gene encoding acetate--CoA ligase alpha subunit, which translates into the protein MTDLTKMFNPDSVAIVGASNSEGKVGYIIVNNMINDGFKGNIYPINPKDDEIQGLKAYKNVSDLPEVPDLVIISIPSVLVNPVVEECGEFGVKNMVVITAGFKEIGGDGVERENELVALGKKYGINIIGPNSLGITDSHSLLNASFSQIMPPTGNIAFISQSGAMMVAIIDWSVTSGIGFSKIISLGNKAGTTEIELIEYLSDDDETAVVICYLESITEDDDFVRTLRKVSYKKPVIILKSGSSSAGAEAASSHTGALAGSDVAFDTAFKQSGVFRVTTMDELFDVGLAFSKCPLPTGRNLAIITNAGGGGVLSVDAMERYGLELVKFDEETNERLKAAVPKEGSIKNPIDVLGDAPVIRYKESLEAVLDSDDVDGLVVMVCPTASADADGIAQALVEGAGEFDKPVIAVNMGGPTFENANGVLRDNGIPTYVFPETAVKVFDYLARFAAVQDRNYDDPVGDIDDVDKEAVEAIFAKVKEEERDTLLGSEAYAVAEAYGIEAAPIKLATSAAEAGQLAEEMDFPVVLKIASDKILHKSDIGGVKVGIQSKEEAEAVYEEIIANAKKAHPDIVPNGVEVQKMMDSGIEVLVGMIRDAQFGPMIAFGMGGVLVNLLEDVSFKLAKGMTSEEIAEQMEDTKVMGLLKGFRGEAPGDIDAVKSAIIRVARLTLDFPEISELDINPIFVYEKGSSALDIKIKLD
- the cysS gene encoding cysteine--tRNA ligase, which translates into the protein MEIYSTMSREKEELNTLFEDKIKLFVCGPTVYDDAHIGHGRTYISFDTIKRYLEFKGYSVFYLQNITDIDDKIINRAKESGVDSKLLAKKFEKRFIEDMAALNVKSVNYFARATDHMEEILDQIQRLIDKGFAYVTETGVYFEVAKFKDYGKLANRKIEELETHRIDIDSSKKSPNDFALWKNREAEEFAGEPVWDSPWGKGRPGWHIEDTAITEKYFGPQYDIHGGGLDLIFPHHDSEIAQMEAVSGKEPLVQYWMHTGFLNVSGEKMSKSLGNFITIRDLLKEYSGETFRLFVLATHYRSPIDFSEVSLHQAERNVAKIKNYVQTIDEKINEAFEKGNVSDNIAYLADLAENELFEELLKFDYYQSSYDALNEGVSEFFKSMDDDFSTPKAIAAIFSFIKRSNKDLNEDKIIIDDLLAIKHWFADISQILGIDFFANDDETSGDEEELLNIIADVRQKLRAEKKYDLSDEIRDKLVSLGIEVSD